The Sphingopyxis sp. BE259 nucleotide sequence CCGCGACAACCTTCGGAGCTGCCTTTACGGGCGCGGGCTTAGGCTTCGCTTTCGCCACCGCGGCCTTGTCCGCCGCTGCTTTCGCGGCTTCACGCTCCTGCGGCGTCACCGCCGGCTCTTCGGGCATGCGCGTCGGATCGACCTTGCCCGCGGGCTCGGCGCCTTCGCTGGCCGAGAAGCTGGCATCGCCCTCGCCTTCAAAGGTCTTGGCGCCATCATTCTTCGGCGCGACTTTATAATTGCCCTCCTGCGCCGCGATCAACTCGCCCTTGCCGCGCGCGCCGCCGTTCTGGACCCACCACAGGCCGCCCAGCACCGCCCCGATCAACAGCAGTCCGCCGAGCACCATCACCAGCAAGCGCGCGGGCGAAACCTCGCCATCTTCCTCGACCCCATCGGCGGCTTCGAGCCATGGCAGGCGATCTTCGCTCTCCAGCCCCAGCCCCGCATCGCCCTGGTCGGCGTTCTTGTCCTCGGCCATCAGTTCATCTCCTCGAGCGCCTCTACCCCCATCAGGTGCAGCCCGTTGCGGATAACCTGCCCGATTCCATCGGCCAAATAAAGCCGGGTCGCGGTCAATTCGGGGTCATTTGCCAAAATGACACGGGCGTCGGGCCGATCGTTACCAAGGTTCCACCACGCGTGGAACGCCGCCGCGACGTCGGCGAGATAGAAAGCGATACGGTGGGGTTCGCGGGCCGACGCCGCTGCCGTGACGATCCGCGGGAATTGCGCGAGCAGTTTGACGAGGCCGAGTTCATACGCGTCGAGGCGGGCCGCGTTCGGCGCCGCGGGCGCAACGCTTGCTTCGGCCAGCTTGCGTTTCAGCGACGCAATCCGGGCATGGGCATATTGGACATAGAAGACCGGGTTGTCGCGCGATGCCTCGACCACCTTGGCAAAGTCGAAGTCCATTTGCGCGTCGGCTTTGCGCGTCAGCATGGTGAACCGCACCGCATCCTTGCCGACCTCGTCGACGATGTCAGCCAGAGTGACGAAATTGCCCGCCCGCTTCGACATTTTGAACGGCTCGCCATTCTTCAGCAGCCGCACCATCTGGACCAGCTTGACGTCGAATTTCTTCTTTCCGTCGGTCAGCGCGGCCACCGCCGCCTTGATCCGCTTGACCGTTCCGGCGTGGTCGGCGCCCCAGATGTCGATCAGTTCGTCAGCCGTCTGGCTCTTTTGGAAATGATAGGCGAGGTCGGCGCCGAAATAGGTCCAGCTGCCGTCCGATTTCTTGATCGGGCGATCCTGATCGTCGCCGAATTTGGTCGAGCGGAACAGCGGCAGTTCGACCGGCTCCCAATCCTCGGGCGTCTCGCCCTTCGGCGCTTCCAGCACCCCGTCATAGACGAGGTCGTGCGCGCGCAGCCATTTCTCGGCGTCAGC carries:
- a CDS encoding SPOR domain-containing protein, producing MAEDKNADQGDAGLGLESEDRLPWLEAADGVEEDGEVSPARLLVMVLGGLLLIGAVLGGLWWVQNGGARGKGELIAAQEGNYKVAPKNDGAKTFEGEGDASFSASEGAEPAGKVDPTRMPEEPAVTPQEREAAKAAADKAAVAKAKPKPAPVKAAPKVVAAPAKAPAAAPKAAPAPAAVGSAMIQLGAFSSDAAAAKAWTNLSKRFAYLADLNKSVSPAKVGDGTVYRLRVSAGTAANAANLCGKLRVAGENCVVVR
- the argS gene encoding arginine--tRNA ligase, producing the protein MTLFSRLSVHIGTALDTLVAKGALPAGLDRAAISVEPPRDPAHGDVATNAAMVLAKPAGMNPRALADLLVAELAALGEVTEASVAGPGFINLRLADGSWRDELALIHTEAEDYGRSTLGQGRRVNVEYVSANPTGPMHVGHCRGAVVGDALAALLEFSGHDVTREYYVNDAGGQVDVLARSVHLRYREALGEAIGAVPEGLYPGDYLVPVAGKLAAEYGDRFVGAPESAWLGLFRAEAVSAMMDMIRADLAKLGIHHDLFSSEAELQAAGKPADAEKWLRAHDLVYDGVLEAPKGETPEDWEPVELPLFRSTKFGDDQDRPIKKSDGSWTYFGADLAYHFQKSQTADELIDIWGADHAGTVKRIKAAVAALTDGKKKFDVKLVQMVRLLKNGEPFKMSKRAGNFVTLADIVDEVGKDAVRFTMLTRKADAQMDFDFAKVVEASRDNPVFYVQYAHARIASLKRKLAEASVAPAAPNAARLDAYELGLVKLLAQFPRIVTAAASAREPHRIAFYLADVAAAFHAWWNLGNDRPDARVILANDPELTATRLYLADGIGQVIRNGLHLMGVEALEEMN